A genomic stretch from Halichoerus grypus chromosome 5, mHalGry1.hap1.1, whole genome shotgun sequence includes:
- the HAO2 gene encoding 2-Hydroxyacid oxidase 2 isoform X2 produces the protein MPLVCLTDFQAYAQEHLSKSTWDFIEGGADECFTRDDNMAAFKKIRLRPRYLRDVQEVDTRTTVQGEEITAPIGIAPTGFHCLVWPDGEMSTARAAQAAGVCYVTSTYASCPLEDIAATAPRGLKWFQLYMQPDRQLNKQLVQRAESLGFRALVITVDAPKIGNRRRDFRNQLNLKMNLLLKDLRSPKEIDALTEVVAAVKGKMEVYLDGGIRTGNDVLKALALGAKCVFLGRPVLWGLAYKGEHGVEEVLNLIKNEFHTSMTLTGCRSVAEINQDLVQFSRL, from the exons ATGCCCTTGGTGTGTTTGACAGACTTTCAGGCTTATGCCCAGGAGCATCTTTCTAAGTCAACTTGGGATTTTATTGAAGGAGGAGCTGATGAATGCTTCACCCGTGATGACAACATGGCAGCGTTTAAAAA AATCCGTCTCCGCCCCCGGTACCTGAGAGATGTGCAAGAGGTGGACACCCGGACCACAGTCCAAGGGGAGGAGATCACAGCCCCCATTGGCATCGCGCCCACGGGTTTCCACTGCCTTGTCTGGCCAGACGGAGAAATGAGCACAGCCAGAG CCGCCCAGGCAGCCGGGGTCTGCTATGTCACCAGCACCTATGCTAGCTGTCCCCTTGAAGACATCGCTGCCACGGCCCCCAGGGGCCTCAAGTGGTTCCAGCTCTACATGCAGCCAGACCGGCAGCTCAACAAGCAGCTGGTCCAGAGGGCTGAATCCCTGGGCTTCAGAGCTCTGGTCATCACTGTGGATGCACCCAAAATTGGCAACAGGCGACGTGACTTTCGAAACCAGCTGAACTTAAAGATGAACTTGTTGCTGAAAGACCTTCGCTCGCCTAAAGAG ATCGATGCCTTGACAGAAGTGGTGGCTGCCGTGAAAGGGAAAATGGAAGTGTACCTGGATGGTGGGATCCGAACTGGCAACGATGTGCTCAAGGCTCTGGCCCTTGGGGCTAAGTGTGTGTTTCTGGGGAGACCAGTCCTGTGGGGTCTTGCCTATAAG GGTGAACATGGCGTTGAGGAAGTTTTGAACCttataaaaaatgaattccaCACTTCCATGACCCTCACAG GTTGCCGGTCGGTTGCCGAGATCAATCAGGACCTGGTCCAGTTCTCCAGGTTGTAA
- the HAO2 gene encoding 2-Hydroxyacid oxidase 2 isoform X1, with the protein MPLVCLTDFQAYAQEHLSKSTWDFIEGGADECFTRDDNMAAFKKIRLRPRYLRDVQEVDTRTTVQGEEITAPIGIAPTGFHCLVWPDGEMSTARAAQAAGVCYVTSTYASCPLEDIAATAPRGLKWFQLYMQPDRQLNKQLVQRAESLGFRALVITVDAPKIGNRRRDFRNQLNLKMNLLLKDLRSPKERNSMPYFQMSPIDSSFCWNDLSWLQSISRLPIILKGILTKEDAELAVKHNVHGIIVSNHGGRQLDDVPASIDALTEVVAAVKGKMEVYLDGGIRTGNDVLKALALGAKCVFLGRPVLWGLAYKGEHGVEEVLNLIKNEFHTSMTLTGCRSVAEINQDLVQFSRL; encoded by the exons ATGCCCTTGGTGTGTTTGACAGACTTTCAGGCTTATGCCCAGGAGCATCTTTCTAAGTCAACTTGGGATTTTATTGAAGGAGGAGCTGATGAATGCTTCACCCGTGATGACAACATGGCAGCGTTTAAAAA AATCCGTCTCCGCCCCCGGTACCTGAGAGATGTGCAAGAGGTGGACACCCGGACCACAGTCCAAGGGGAGGAGATCACAGCCCCCATTGGCATCGCGCCCACGGGTTTCCACTGCCTTGTCTGGCCAGACGGAGAAATGAGCACAGCCAGAG CCGCCCAGGCAGCCGGGGTCTGCTATGTCACCAGCACCTATGCTAGCTGTCCCCTTGAAGACATCGCTGCCACGGCCCCCAGGGGCCTCAAGTGGTTCCAGCTCTACATGCAGCCAGACCGGCAGCTCAACAAGCAGCTGGTCCAGAGGGCTGAATCCCTGGGCTTCAGAGCTCTGGTCATCACTGTGGATGCACCCAAAATTGGCAACAGGCGACGTGACTTTCGAAACCAGCTGAACTTAAAGATGAACTTGTTGCTGAAAGACCTTCGCTCGCCTAAAGAG AGAAATTCAATGCCTTATTTCCAGATGTCCCCCATTGACTCATCCTTCTGCTGGAATGATCTCTCCTGGCTTCAGAGCATATCGCGATTGCCCATCATCCTTAAAGGGATCTTGACGAAAGAGGATGCAGAGTTAGCTGTGAAACACAATGTCCATGGCATCATTGTTTCCAACCATGGTGGGAGGCAGCTTGATGACGTTCCCGCTTCT ATCGATGCCTTGACAGAAGTGGTGGCTGCCGTGAAAGGGAAAATGGAAGTGTACCTGGATGGTGGGATCCGAACTGGCAACGATGTGCTCAAGGCTCTGGCCCTTGGGGCTAAGTGTGTGTTTCTGGGGAGACCAGTCCTGTGGGGTCTTGCCTATAAG GGTGAACATGGCGTTGAGGAAGTTTTGAACCttataaaaaatgaattccaCACTTCCATGACCCTCACAG GTTGCCGGTCGGTTGCCGAGATCAATCAGGACCTGGTCCAGTTCTCCAGGTTGTAA